Proteins from one Xenopus tropicalis strain Nigerian chromosome 1, UCB_Xtro_10.0, whole genome shotgun sequence genomic window:
- the gpr150 gene encoding probable G-protein coupled receptor 150: MDELLLYGMSSTELNTSVTESGLPPKRAPSSSSSVQQSQAAESPLYNRQLRLITMSVIFAVALVGNVVVLYKICSGKDKKRKINFLITQLALADLYVSVMSLLSQIVWELLEDEWLVGDLGCRIFKVFQVSGLMASSNIIAIVALERHHVIMNPLSTPLPTRSMAAFGWMFAFLLSVPQAFVFKAAYTGQGNRCLNIFGQLPKWHLQVYIIYCSLIVFILPFCILCVAYTRILWVIWKRGKACKTSRHHNGMCKVQENHTEFKRRSLRLTATNSCIPRAKLKTLKMTLVIIILFIVCGLPYFIVELKVAFATITGLDEKVMAVLGIFVVTNSAVNPYVYLFFKTNNMFLRRLEKKVCFSCCLKEHREITFCRELSPPHSPPPKKEPPSTSTSEMDVSSAQRRSLSHEHPEAQGEKGTDSICESRM; this comes from the coding sequence ATGGATGAGCTTTTGCTTTATGGAATGAGTTCCACCGAGCTCAACACCTCAGTGACTGAGAGCGGTCTGCCGCCAAAACGTGCTCCCAGCAGCAGCTCCTCAGTACAGCAGAGCCAGGCTGCGGAGTCCCCTCTCTACAACAGGCAGCTGCGATTAATCACAATGAGTGTTATCTTTGCTGTGGCACTGGTGGGCAATGTAGTTGTCCTGTACAAAATCTGCAGTGGCAAGGACAAGAAAAGGAAGATTAACTTCCTCATCACACAGCTGGCTCTGGCAGACCTCTATGTGTCAGTAATGTCTCTGCTGTCTCAAATAGTCTGGGAGCTGCTGGAGGATGAGTGGCTGGTGGGCGATTTAGGCTGCAGGATCTTTAAAGTATTCCAAGTTTCAGGGTTGATGGCATCTTCAAATATAATTGCTATAGTGGCCCTGGAGCGGCACCATGTTATTATGAACCCCCTAAGCACTCCTCTGCCAACTCGATCAATGGCAGCTTTTGGATGGATGTTTGCATTTCTCTTGTCTGTGCCCCAGGCTTTTGTGTTCAAAGCTGCTTACACTGGGCAGGGCAACAGGTGTCTCAACATCTTCGGACAGTTGCCCAAGTGGCACCTGCAGGTGTACATAATCTACTGTTCGCTCATAGTTTTCATCTTGCCTTTCTGCATCCTGTGTGTTGCATACACTCGCATTCTTTGGGTCATTTGGAAAAGGGGCAAAGCCTGCAAGACCTCCAGGCACCACAACGGAATGTGCAAAGTCCAAGAAAATCATACAGAATTTAAGCGGCGATCGCTGAGGCTGACAGCTACAAACAGCTGCATTCCCAGAGCCAAGCTGAAGACCCTTAAGATGACTTTGGTCATCATCATTCTGTTCATAGTGTGCGGACTCCCTTACTTCATTGTGGAATTAAAGGTGGCATTTGCAACCATTACTGGGCTAGATGAGAAGGTCATGGCAGTGTTGGGCATCTTTGTAGTCACTAACAGTGCAGTTAACCCTTATGTCTATCTGTTCTTCAAAACCAACAACATGTTTCTGAGaaggttagaaaaaaaagtgtgcTTCTCCTGCTGCCTAAAGGAGCACAGAGAGATCACCTTCTGCAGGGAGCTCTCACCTCCCCACTCACCGCCCCCAAAGAAAGAGCCCCCCAGCACCAGCACATCGGAGATGGATGTATCTTCTGCCCAGCGACGATCCTTGTCCCATGAGCATCCTGAGGCACAGGGAGAAAAGGGCACTGATTCCATATGTGAGAGCCGTATGTAA